A section of the Caballeronia sp. M1242 genome encodes:
- the argC gene encoding N-acetyl-gamma-glutamyl-phosphate reductase: MTTKVFVDGQEGTTGLKIFEYLSQRRDIEVLRIDEAKRKDVEERRRLINASDVTFLCLPDVASRESVSLVEPGNDRTCVIDASTAFRTHDDWAYGLPELSRAQRERLRTAKRIAVPGCHASAFVLSMQPLVAGGLVPADFHAHAYSITGYSGGGKKMIAEYEAGGDARLNSPRAYALGLTHKHLPEMSVRTGLSRAPIFTPIVGPFLKGLAVTTYFSPDQLARAAKPQDVRDLLAEYYAGEPFVRVMPFDADSNLDNGFFDAQACNDTNRVDVFVFGNDERFVTVTRLDNLGKGASGAAIQCMNLAIGADEATGLAR; this comes from the coding sequence ATGACCACGAAAGTATTTGTCGACGGACAGGAAGGCACCACCGGCCTGAAGATTTTCGAATATCTGTCGCAGCGCCGTGACATCGAAGTGCTGCGCATCGACGAGGCGAAGCGCAAGGATGTCGAGGAGCGTCGCCGCCTGATCAACGCGTCGGACGTGACGTTTCTGTGCCTGCCGGATGTCGCCTCGCGCGAGTCGGTTTCGCTGGTCGAGCCGGGCAACGACCGGACCTGCGTGATCGACGCGAGCACCGCCTTTCGCACGCACGACGACTGGGCGTACGGGCTGCCCGAGCTTTCGCGCGCGCAGCGTGAACGGCTGCGCACGGCGAAGCGCATCGCGGTGCCGGGCTGCCACGCATCGGCGTTCGTGCTGTCCATGCAGCCGCTCGTCGCGGGCGGGCTCGTGCCGGCCGATTTCCACGCGCACGCCTATTCGATCACCGGCTACAGCGGCGGCGGCAAGAAGATGATCGCGGAATATGAAGCGGGCGGCGACGCGCGCCTCAATAGCCCGCGCGCCTACGCGCTCGGCTTGACGCACAAGCATCTGCCGGAAATGTCCGTGCGCACCGGTCTGTCGCGCGCGCCGATTTTCACGCCGATCGTCGGACCGTTCCTGAAGGGTCTCGCGGTCACGACCTACTTCTCGCCCGACCAGCTCGCGCGCGCCGCCAAGCCGCAGGACGTGCGCGACCTGCTCGCCGAATACTATGCGGGCGAGCCGTTCGTGCGCGTGATGCCGTTCGACGCGGACAGCAATCTGGACAACGGCTTCTTCGACGCCCAAGCCTGCAACGACACGAATCGCGTCGACGTCTTCGTGTTCGGCAACGACGAGCGGTTTGTCACCGTGACGCGGCTGGACAATCTGGGCAAAGGCGCGTCGGGCGCGGCGATTCAGTGCATGAACCTCGCCATCGGCGCCGACGAAGCGACGGGGCTGGCGCGCTGA
- a CDS encoding Mut7-C ubiquitin/RNAse domain-containing protein has translation MVNARFHFHDELNDFLARPQRGRTFECACPPTSSTKHMIEALGVPHTEVGLIVRNGVPAGFDAQIQPGDCIEVYPAGHAPPDVADGGSLLRPPLQPANLRFIADAHLGGLAQLLRLAGFDTRYDNNFPDDEIERLAHEESRVVLTRDRELLKRRTVLHGCYVRALQPDEQWREVADRLNLAAHVRAFRLCLMCNAPLRAAAPDEIAGRVPDGVRERHTRFVTCDVYRRVFWEGSHWRRMRARIDAMAETGPA, from the coding sequence ATGGTCAACGCGCGCTTTCATTTTCACGATGAACTGAACGACTTCCTCGCCCGGCCGCAGCGAGGGCGAACGTTCGAGTGCGCGTGCCCGCCGACATCGTCGACGAAGCACATGATCGAAGCGCTCGGCGTGCCGCACACCGAAGTCGGCCTGATCGTGCGTAACGGCGTGCCCGCTGGCTTCGACGCGCAGATCCAGCCCGGTGATTGCATCGAGGTTTATCCGGCGGGCCACGCGCCGCCCGATGTCGCGGATGGTGGCTCGTTGCTGCGCCCGCCTTTGCAGCCGGCGAATTTGCGCTTCATCGCCGACGCGCATCTTGGCGGGCTCGCGCAACTGCTGCGGCTCGCGGGCTTCGACACGCGCTACGACAACAACTTCCCGGACGATGAAATCGAGCGCCTCGCGCACGAAGAATCGCGCGTCGTGCTCACGCGCGACCGCGAGTTGCTCAAGCGCCGCACCGTGCTGCACGGCTGCTACGTGCGCGCGCTGCAACCCGACGAGCAATGGCGCGAGGTCGCGGACCGGCTGAATCTCGCCGCCCATGTGCGCGCGTTTCGCCTGTGCCTAATGTGCAACGCGCCGCTGCGCGCCGCCGCGCCCGACGAGATCGCCGGCCGCGTGCCCGACGGCGTGCGGGAACGTCACACGCGCTTCGTCACCTGCGATGTCTACCGGCGCGTCTTCTGGGAAGGCTCGCACTGGCGGCGCATGCGCGCGCGCATCGACGCGATGGCGGAAACCGGTCCGGCTTGA
- a CDS encoding cupin domain-containing protein produces MKVIESGKFTAERAWGALDICVMNGTSCRLHWTDAPYKWHVNDGEEVFAVMDGVVRMHVRDAEGERTLTLKAGDIFHAQAGDEHYAEPVGAARILVIEKEGSV; encoded by the coding sequence ATGAAAGTGATCGAAAGCGGCAAGTTCACGGCCGAGCGCGCGTGGGGCGCGCTCGATATCTGCGTGATGAACGGCACGTCGTGCCGTCTGCACTGGACGGATGCGCCGTATAAATGGCACGTGAATGACGGCGAAGAAGTGTTCGCCGTGATGGACGGCGTGGTGCGGATGCACGTGCGCGACGCAGAAGGCGAGCGCACGCTGACGCTGAAAGCGGGCGATATCTTCCACGCCCAGGCCGGCGACGAGCATTACGCCGAGCCGGTCGGCGCGGCGCGCATTCTCGTGATCGAGAAAGAAGGGAGCGTCTGA
- a CDS encoding alpha-ketoglutarate-dependent dioxygenase AlkB — MFDLFDDIPKPDIAWYPDWIDADAGSDLMAALIDEVRWQQDTMNTPGGRVPLPRLTAWQGEPDAVYVYSGIRNVPQPWTPAVAQLRDAAQATCGARFNSVLINRYRGGQDSMGWHADKERELGPEPVIASVSLGATRTFEFRHARTHATHALSLTHGSLLVMRGRTQQEWVHRVPKEPGARGERINLTFRWVDASKARK, encoded by the coding sequence ATGTTCGATCTCTTCGATGACATTCCCAAGCCCGATATCGCGTGGTATCCGGACTGGATCGACGCGGACGCCGGCTCCGACCTGATGGCCGCGCTGATCGACGAAGTGCGCTGGCAGCAGGACACGATGAACACGCCGGGCGGCCGGGTGCCGCTGCCGCGCCTCACCGCGTGGCAAGGCGAGCCTGACGCGGTGTACGTCTATTCGGGCATCCGCAACGTGCCGCAGCCGTGGACGCCCGCCGTCGCGCAGTTACGCGACGCCGCGCAGGCCACGTGCGGCGCCCGCTTCAACAGCGTGCTCATCAACCGATACCGCGGCGGGCAAGACAGCATGGGCTGGCACGCCGACAAGGAACGCGAGCTCGGCCCGGAGCCGGTGATCGCTTCGGTCAGTCTGGGCGCGACGCGCACATTCGAATTCCGCCACGCGCGCACGCACGCCACGCACGCGCTTTCGCTGACGCACGGCAGCCTGCTTGTCATGCGCGGACGCACGCAGCAAGAATGGGTGCATCGCGTGCCGAAAGAGCCGGGCGCGCGCGGCGAGCGCATCAATCTCACGTTTCGCTGGGTGGACGCGTCGAAAGCCCGCAAGTAG
- a CDS encoding AAA family ATPase: MTTAVVKQELAVASFSKVYSLDDVETALNDLSEGASEALRATYEKMLKVGNLRFCVKPNRMPSIDDLAASLPNFEEPLDDIRKQIALCLETEDRLELMPMLLLGEPGIGKTHFAKQLARLLGTSCHYVAMSSLTAGWILSGASSQWRNAKPGKVFDALVNGSYANPVMTVDEIDKATGDAQYDPLGALYALLEHDTAQSFIDEFAEVPINAGNVVWIATANDARAIPEPLLNRMNVYEIPAPDRDGARRIAQAIYAEIREAHAWGSRFPETLGDAPLDALTQASPRGMRRAMLNAFGNARIDGRHHVEARDIELDRQSRRKFMGF, encoded by the coding sequence ATGACGACGGCCGTGGTCAAACAAGAACTGGCAGTGGCGTCGTTCAGCAAGGTCTACAGTCTCGACGACGTCGAGACCGCGCTGAACGATCTCTCCGAGGGCGCGAGCGAAGCCTTGCGCGCGACCTACGAAAAGATGCTGAAGGTGGGCAACCTGCGCTTCTGCGTGAAGCCCAACCGCATGCCTTCCATCGACGATCTCGCGGCATCGCTGCCGAATTTCGAGGAACCGCTCGACGATATCCGCAAGCAGATCGCGCTGTGTCTCGAAACCGAAGACCGCCTCGAACTCATGCCGATGCTGCTGCTTGGCGAACCGGGCATCGGCAAGACGCACTTCGCCAAGCAGCTCGCGCGGCTGCTCGGCACGTCCTGCCACTATGTCGCGATGAGCTCGCTCACGGCCGGCTGGATTCTGTCGGGCGCGTCGTCGCAATGGCGCAATGCGAAGCCAGGCAAGGTCTTCGACGCGCTCGTGAACGGCAGCTACGCGAACCCCGTGATGACCGTCGATGAAATCGACAAGGCCACCGGCGACGCGCAATACGATCCGCTCGGCGCGCTCTACGCCTTGCTGGAACACGATACGGCGCAGAGCTTCATCGACGAATTCGCCGAGGTGCCGATCAACGCGGGCAATGTCGTGTGGATCGCCACGGCCAACGACGCGCGCGCGATTCCCGAGCCGCTTCTCAACCGCATGAACGTGTACGAGATTCCGGCGCCCGACCGCGACGGCGCACGGCGCATTGCGCAGGCCATCTACGCGGAGATTCGCGAGGCGCACGCGTGGGGCAGCCGCTTTCCCGAGACGCTCGGCGACGCGCCGCTCGATGCGCTCACGCAGGCGTCGCCGCGCGGCATGCGGCGCGCGATGCTGAACGCGTTCGGCAACGCACGCATCGACGGCAGACACCACGTCGAGGCGCGCGACATCGAACTGGACCGGCAGTCGCGCCGCAAATTCATGGGCTTCTAG
- a CDS encoding LysE family translocator, with amino-acid sequence MSLHVWWMFVATVFVISAIPGPNMLLVMTHGARFGLRRSVATMAGSLSALVLMLSVSAAGLGVFLEAWPRFFDALRLTGAAYLVWLGVKSWRSKASAVEVRDESGGARARSTGPSALYRNGFLVAGSNPKSILFAAALLPQFIDAARPVLPQFAVLVATLAVIEVSWFTVYAGLGARIGEKLKSAAVAQAFNRLTGGLFVGFGAMMALLRH; translated from the coding sequence ATGAGTCTGCATGTCTGGTGGATGTTCGTCGCCACGGTGTTTGTCATATCCGCGATTCCGGGGCCCAACATGCTGCTCGTGATGACACACGGCGCGCGTTTCGGCCTGCGCCGCTCCGTCGCGACGATGGCCGGCAGTCTCAGCGCGCTCGTTTTGATGCTGTCGGTATCGGCGGCGGGGCTGGGCGTGTTTCTCGAAGCGTGGCCGCGTTTCTTCGATGCGCTGCGCCTCACGGGCGCGGCGTACCTTGTCTGGCTCGGCGTGAAGAGCTGGCGCTCGAAGGCGAGCGCGGTCGAAGTGCGCGACGAAAGCGGCGGCGCGCGTGCTCGGTCTACGGGGCCATCGGCGCTTTATCGCAACGGCTTTCTGGTTGCGGGTAGCAATCCTAAGTCGATCCTCTTCGCGGCGGCGCTGCTGCCGCAATTCATCGACGCGGCGCGGCCCGTGCTGCCGCAGTTCGCCGTACTCGTCGCGACGCTCGCGGTGATCGAGGTGAGCTGGTTCACGGTCTATGCGGGCCTCGGCGCGCGCATCGGCGAGAAGCTGAAAAGCGCGGCGGTAGCGCAGGCGTTCAATCGGCTGACGGGCGGCCTGTTCGTCGGCTTCGGCGCGATGATGGCGCTGCTCCGGCATTGA
- a CDS encoding NAD(P)-dependent oxidoreductase: MKARVDHASKYGIARRCVLPGDVLYWRTAARRGRDGNSVKGAQAMDIGFIGLGEMGGAMASNALKAGHSVRVWNRSREKTRALADQGASVVDTPEQAFSGDAVFSMLADDNALRSVLVEGGLLKHASKGLVHVNMATISTALAVELTQLHAQHGVGYVAAPVLGRPDVAAAGKLNILAAGADADIERVQPVLDAMGQKTWRVGQQPEHANVLKLAANFMLGSAIETVGEAAALVTGHGIEAQTFLDVITNSLFPGPVYQGYGKMIAERRYEPALFKARLGLKDVRLAIAAGEAVNVPLPVASVVRDNLVDALAHGDGEKDFAVLGQVAARRAGQ; this comes from the coding sequence ATGAAAGCGCGCGTTGACCATGCGAGCAAGTATGGCATTGCGCGCCGCTGCGTGCTGCCGGGCGATGTGCTCTACTGGCGCACGGCCGCGCGCCGTGGGCGCGACGGGAACTCAGTGAAAGGAGCACAGGCAATGGATATCGGATTCATCGGATTGGGCGAGATGGGCGGCGCGATGGCGAGCAACGCGCTCAAGGCAGGCCACTCGGTGCGCGTATGGAACCGCTCGCGCGAGAAAACCCGGGCATTGGCGGACCAGGGCGCGTCGGTGGTCGATACCCCCGAGCAGGCGTTTTCCGGCGATGCCGTGTTCTCCATGCTCGCCGACGACAACGCGCTGCGTTCGGTTCTCGTGGAAGGCGGCTTGCTCAAGCATGCGTCGAAGGGCCTCGTGCACGTGAACATGGCGACGATCTCGACTGCGCTCGCCGTCGAACTCACGCAGTTGCACGCGCAGCACGGCGTCGGCTATGTGGCGGCGCCGGTGCTCGGCCGGCCGGATGTCGCCGCGGCGGGCAAGCTCAACATTCTCGCCGCGGGCGCGGACGCGGACATCGAACGCGTGCAGCCGGTGCTGGACGCAATGGGCCAGAAGACGTGGCGCGTCGGCCAGCAGCCGGAGCACGCGAACGTGCTGAAGCTCGCGGCGAATTTCATGCTCGGCTCGGCGATCGAAACCGTCGGCGAAGCGGCGGCGCTCGTCACGGGTCACGGCATCGAGGCGCAGACTTTTCTCGATGTCATCACGAACTCGCTGTTTCCGGGGCCGGTGTATCAGGGCTACGGGAAGATGATTGCGGAGCGCCGCTATGAACCCGCGCTCTTCAAGGCGCGTCTCGGGCTGAAGGACGTGCGCCTCGCGATTGCAGCCGGCGAAGCCGTGAACGTGCCGTTGCCCGTGGCGAGCGTGGTGCGAGACAACCTCGTCGACGCCCTCGCTCACGGCGACGGCGAGAAAGACTTTGCCGTCTTGGGGCAAGTGGCGGCGCGGCGCGCCGGGCAGTGA
- a CDS encoding RidA family protein yields MSHPPKFSMIDGAPTPVGPFSHAAEADGWVFLTGQMPTDPDDDSAPLPEGVAAQTRRVMNNLILVLTGLGLTLDQVVSARIFLTEFKRDYDAMNAVYRSYFLPKPLPARTCIGVTGLARDALVEIDFIARRP; encoded by the coding sequence ATGAGCCATCCACCGAAATTCTCGATGATCGACGGCGCGCCGACGCCAGTCGGCCCGTTCTCGCACGCGGCCGAAGCCGACGGCTGGGTGTTTCTCACCGGCCAGATGCCGACCGATCCCGACGACGACAGCGCGCCGCTGCCCGAAGGCGTCGCGGCACAAACGCGGCGCGTGATGAACAACCTGATTCTCGTCTTGACCGGCCTCGGCCTGACGCTCGATCAAGTCGTGAGCGCGCGCATCTTCCTGACGGAATTCAAGCGCGACTACGACGCGATGAACGCCGTCTACCGATCGTATTTCCTGCCGAAGCCGTTGCCGGCGCGCACCTGCATCGGCGTGACGGGGCTCGCGCGCGATGCGCTCGTGGAGATCGACTTCATCGCGCGGCGGCCTTGA
- a CDS encoding NAD(P)/FAD-dependent oxidoreductase: protein MDRIECVVIGAGVVGLAIARALALRGREVMVLEAGEAIGIGTSSRNSEVIHAGIYYPRGSLKAELCVRGREMLYAFCEAHGVPHRQCGKLLVATARNQIPQLAAIEQKGVENRVEGLVRISGAAARDMEPQLQCVEAVYSPRTGIVDSHQYMLALQGDAENHGAGVVFHTPVASIEAREGCFIVETGGQAPARFRASYLINSAGLHANDIARRIRGLDDRHVPPLYFAKGNYFSVSGRAPFERLIYPMPNEAGLGVHLTIDMGGQAKFGPDVEWVPSINYDVDPRRADSFYAAIRAYWPGLPDGALQPAYAGIRPKLSGPGQAAADFMIQGKSAHGVPGLVNLFGMESPGLTASLAIGERVADMLR from the coding sequence ATGGATCGGATCGAATGCGTGGTAATCGGGGCGGGCGTCGTCGGGCTCGCCATCGCGCGGGCGCTCGCGTTGCGCGGGCGCGAAGTGATGGTGCTGGAAGCGGGCGAAGCCATCGGCATCGGCACGAGTTCACGCAACAGCGAGGTGATACACGCGGGCATCTACTATCCGCGCGGCTCGCTCAAGGCGGAACTGTGCGTGCGCGGCCGCGAAATGCTGTACGCGTTCTGCGAGGCGCACGGCGTGCCGCACCGGCAGTGCGGCAAGCTGCTCGTCGCCACGGCGCGCAATCAGATTCCGCAGCTCGCGGCGATCGAGCAGAAGGGCGTCGAGAATCGCGTGGAAGGGCTCGTGCGAATCAGCGGCGCAGCAGCGCGGGACATGGAGCCGCAACTGCAATGCGTCGAAGCGGTGTATTCGCCGCGCACGGGCATTGTCGATAGCCATCAATACATGCTCGCGCTGCAAGGCGACGCGGAGAATCACGGCGCAGGCGTGGTGTTTCATACGCCGGTTGCGAGCATCGAGGCGCGCGAAGGCTGCTTCATCGTGGAAACGGGCGGGCAGGCGCCAGCGCGCTTCCGGGCGTCGTACCTCATCAACAGCGCTGGCTTGCATGCAAACGACATCGCGCGGCGCATTCGCGGCCTCGACGACCGTCACGTGCCGCCGCTCTACTTCGCGAAGGGCAACTACTTCAGCGTGAGCGGACGCGCGCCGTTCGAGCGCCTCATCTATCCGATGCCCAACGAAGCGGGACTCGGCGTGCATCTGACGATCGATATGGGCGGGCAGGCGAAGTTCGGCCCCGACGTGGAATGGGTGCCGTCGATCAACTACGACGTCGATCCGCGCCGCGCCGATTCCTTCTACGCGGCCATTCGCGCGTATTGGCCCGGCTTGCCCGACGGCGCGCTGCAACCGGCGTACGCCGGCATTCGGCCGAAGCTCTCCGGTCCCGGCCAGGCGGCGGCGGATTTCATGATTCAGGGCAAATCGGCGCATGGCGTGCCGGGGCTGGTGAACCTGTTCGGCATGGAATCGCCGGGGCTGACGGCGTCGCTCGCCATCGGCGAACGGGTCGCCGACATGTTGCGCTGA
- a CDS encoding high-potential iron-sulfur protein: MKTSRRTFLMTSVGVASTLALGSRVAFADAPKVEESDPTAQALGYKMDASKVDKAKFPKYAAGQECGNCQFYQGKASDPFAPCPMFGGKQVAAKGWCSAYAKKA; this comes from the coding sequence ATGAAGACATCCCGTCGCACATTTTTGATGACGAGCGTAGGCGTTGCGTCGACGCTCGCGCTCGGCTCGCGCGTCGCTTTCGCCGATGCGCCGAAGGTCGAGGAAAGCGATCCCACCGCGCAGGCGCTCGGCTACAAGATGGACGCGAGCAAGGTCGACAAGGCCAAGTTCCCGAAGTACGCAGCGGGGCAGGAATGCGGCAACTGCCAGTTCTATCAAGGCAAGGCGTCCGATCCGTTCGCGCCGTGCCCGATGTTCGGCGGCAAGCAGGTCGCCGCGAAGGGCTGGTGCAGCGCCTACGCGAAGAAGGCCTGA
- a CDS encoding response regulator encodes MTFNAETNHGALGRRILLVDDSADAAFALSMLLEALGHEVRTESDGVCALDSIDDFRPDVVVLDIGLPGMNGLDVAREMRKRDATRDALLLALTGYGSAEDRQTALDAGFDHHLTKPVSINDLEALLTRP; translated from the coding sequence ATGACTTTCAACGCCGAAACGAATCACGGCGCGCTGGGCCGCCGTATCCTCCTCGTCGATGACAGCGCCGATGCGGCCTTCGCCCTGTCGATGCTGCTCGAGGCGCTCGGCCACGAAGTGCGCACCGAGTCCGACGGCGTGTGCGCGCTCGACTCCATCGACGACTTCCGGCCGGACGTCGTGGTGCTGGATATCGGCTTGCCGGGCATGAACGGGCTCGACGTCGCGCGCGAGATGCGCAAACGCGATGCGACCCGCGACGCGCTTCTGCTCGCGCTCACCGGCTACGGCAGCGCGGAGGACCGGCAGACCGCGCTCGACGCCGGCTTCGATCATCATCTGACCAAGCCGGTTTCGATCAACGATCTCGAGGCGCTGCTTACGCGTCCCTGA
- a CDS encoding endonuclease/exonuclease/phosphatase family protein yields the protein MRNPEHLPPAPSANAVTPDFTAVSWNLHKGRSPLGLRAWNAMQRWVQTTNADVYFLQEAMARRLPQPVLASGFGKPLSAPLDDVWHCQATEIATALELQIALGPNVFKPSWRHGNAILSPHPLDLSGRWDISAHRFEKRGLLVARATFAGHAITLLCAHLALTRAARLRQMNWIAHWIAKEAPEGPLVLAGDFNDWRNDSVPLFGELGMNEVATMLGESGRTFPAFSPALALDKMFVRGLKPVQWIVPTQDTAWLSDHLPYMAKLRIAD from the coding sequence ATGCGAAATCCCGAACATCTTCCGCCAGCACCGTCCGCGAATGCGGTCACGCCGGATTTCACGGCGGTGAGCTGGAATCTGCATAAGGGCCGCTCGCCGCTCGGCCTGCGCGCATGGAACGCCATGCAGCGCTGGGTGCAGACCACCAACGCGGACGTCTATTTTCTTCAGGAAGCCATGGCGCGGCGGCTGCCGCAGCCGGTGCTCGCAAGCGGCTTCGGCAAGCCACTTTCCGCGCCGCTCGACGATGTCTGGCATTGCCAGGCTACCGAAATCGCCACCGCGCTCGAATTGCAGATCGCGCTCGGGCCGAACGTCTTCAAGCCGTCGTGGCGGCACGGCAATGCGATTCTTTCGCCGCATCCGCTGGATCTATCCGGACGCTGGGATATCTCGGCGCATCGGTTCGAAAAGCGCGGGCTCCTCGTCGCGCGCGCGACCTTCGCGGGACACGCGATCACGCTCTTGTGCGCGCACCTCGCGCTGACGCGCGCCGCCCGGCTGCGTCAAATGAACTGGATTGCGCACTGGATCGCGAAGGAAGCGCCCGAAGGCCCGCTCGTGCTGGCGGGCGACTTCAACGACTGGCGCAACGATTCCGTGCCGCTCTTCGGCGAACTCGGCATGAACGAAGTGGCGACGATGCTCGGTGAATCGGGGCGCACGTTTCCGGCGTTTTCGCCGGCGCTCGCGCTCGACAAGATGTTCGTGCGCGGTCTGAAGCCGGTGCAGTGGATCGTGCCGACGCAGGATACCGCGTGGCTCTCCGATCACTTGCCTTATATGGCGAAGCTGCGCATAGCGGATTGA
- a CDS encoding response regulator, whose amino-acid sequence MTKRILIADDDDDALAGLAHLLNGMGHEVALAANGAQAVEVAAQFAPEVVILDLGMPLVDGLAAARALRESPNGAAMLLVALTGWGQPQHRDMTLEAGFDIHLVKPISADQLQFILSMTQP is encoded by the coding sequence ATGACCAAGCGCATCCTGATAGCCGATGACGACGACGACGCGCTCGCCGGCCTCGCGCATCTGCTCAACGGCATGGGTCACGAAGTGGCGCTCGCCGCCAACGGCGCGCAGGCCGTGGAAGTGGCGGCGCAGTTCGCACCCGAAGTGGTGATTCTCGATCTCGGCATGCCGCTCGTCGACGGCCTCGCCGCCGCGCGGGCGCTGCGCGAATCGCCGAACGGAGCCGCGATGCTGCTCGTCGCGCTAACCGGATGGGGGCAGCCGCAGCATCGCGATATGACGCTGGAGGCGGGCTTCGACATCCACCTCGTCAAGCCTATCTCGGCGGATCAACTGCAATTCATCCTGTCGATGACACAGCCCTAA
- a CDS encoding MFS transporter, which translates to MADRPLNARAVSAAVIGNALEWYDFVVFGFMTVVIARLFFPSESDYSSILLTTASFGVAFVMRPVGGIVLGLYADRAGRKPALTLVIALMTLGILLLAIAPPYSAIGIGAPIVIVVARLLQGFSAGGEFGSSTALLIEAAPFSKRGFYGSFQMASQAAALLLGAVVGAAISRGLSPQALESWGWRVPFIIGLVIGPIGLYIRRNMSDTEAFMHVKKTARRATLGEVFRTHGREVLCGLGAVIALTVTVYVLIAYLPTFAVKQLKLPYGQSFTALIVGNLLLTVLSPVAGAWSDRIGRKALTLWSLGITLVIIYPLFAWLAAEPSVMRLVIVQAALSIVLSGYYGPFGALLSELFPAHLRSTGLSLAYNIAVMIFGGFGQFIVTWLIRVTGSQLAPTFYVMGGVVLSLIAVAAIPATRHADVDEAREFTR; encoded by the coding sequence ATGGCAGACAGACCATTGAATGCCCGCGCGGTGAGCGCGGCGGTGATCGGCAACGCGTTGGAATGGTACGACTTCGTCGTATTCGGCTTCATGACGGTGGTGATCGCGCGGCTCTTCTTCCCGAGCGAGAGCGATTATTCGTCGATTCTTCTCACCACGGCCAGTTTCGGCGTGGCCTTCGTGATGCGGCCCGTGGGCGGCATCGTGCTCGGGCTGTACGCCGACCGCGCCGGGCGCAAACCGGCGCTCACGCTCGTCATCGCGCTGATGACGCTCGGCATTCTGCTGCTCGCGATTGCGCCGCCGTACTCGGCCATCGGCATCGGCGCGCCCATTGTGATCGTCGTCGCGCGGCTGTTGCAGGGCTTCTCGGCGGGCGGCGAGTTCGGCAGTTCCACCGCGCTTCTGATCGAGGCCGCGCCGTTCTCCAAGCGCGGTTTCTACGGCAGCTTCCAGATGGCGAGTCAGGCGGCGGCGCTCTTGCTCGGCGCGGTCGTGGGCGCGGCGATCTCGCGCGGGCTGTCGCCGCAAGCGCTGGAGTCGTGGGGCTGGCGTGTGCCGTTCATCATCGGGCTCGTGATCGGGCCGATCGGCTTGTATATCCGCCGCAACATGTCGGACACGGAAGCCTTCATGCACGTGAAGAAGACCGCGCGCCGCGCGACGCTCGGCGAGGTCTTCCGCACGCATGGCCGTGAAGTGCTGTGCGGTCTCGGCGCGGTGATCGCGCTGACGGTGACGGTCTATGTACTGATCGCGTATCTGCCGACCTTCGCGGTCAAGCAACTCAAGCTGCCGTACGGCCAGTCGTTCACGGCGCTGATCGTCGGCAATCTGCTGTTGACGGTGCTCTCGCCGGTGGCGGGCGCGTGGTCCGACCGCATCGGACGCAAGGCGCTCACGCTGTGGTCGCTCGGGATCACGCTCGTGATTATCTATCCGCTCTTCGCGTGGCTCGCGGCGGAGCCGAGCGTGATGCGCCTCGTGATCGTGCAGGCTGCGCTCTCGATCGTGCTGTCGGGCTACTACGGGCCGTTCGGCGCGCTGCTCTCGGAGCTGTTTCCCGCGCACCTGCGCTCGACCGGCCTTTCACTCGCATACAACATCGCGGTGATGATCTTCGGCGGCTTCGGGCAATTCATCGTGACGTGGCTCATTCGCGTCACCGGATCGCAACTCGCGCCGACGTTCTATGTGATGGGCGGCGTCGTGCTCTCGCTGATCGCGGTGGCGGCGATCCCCGCGACGCGCCACGCCGACGTCGACGAAGCGCGCGAATTCACTCGCTAG